The sequence ATCAGCTGATGCTGGATATACTGACTACCCCGCAACAACTGGGAGAATATGCAGCAGCTGCCCGTATATCAGAGTTGTGGTATGCGATACCCACGGTGATAGCCGTTGCTATTTTACCCAACCTGATACAGAAAAGGCAAACCAATCACGGCAGGTACTTAGAAAATGTGGAGAAATGGATCCGGCTTTCTATGTGGGGCAGTACGGTGATTGCCATTATTATGACAATTGCTGCCAGCTGGCTCACAGGCATCTTATATGGCAGCCAGTATCCACATGCAGGTGTAATCCTTTCCATACATATCTGGGCGAATATACCCGTATTTATATGCGTTGCCATTATGCAATACCTGATAGTGGAAGGCTACTATAAAGCGAACCTGTATGCAACAATTGCGGGTATTGCAGCGAACCTGCTGATCAACCTGTTGCTGATTCCCTCACTGGGAGGTATAGCTGCAGCTATTGCTACCGTTATTTCCTATACAACCGTCGCTACCTGCCTGATTATCGTTGACAAAACCGGACAGGCAAAAATGTTCATTATAAAAATGCTACACCCAGGAAAGGCGCTTGCAGATATCTGGCAGTTGCATCTGGCGTTGAAGAGTTCTATTGAAAACTTATTATCTGTATTACGTCAAAAGTCGTTGAGTAAATGAGTCAAGTTAAAAATTTAATTGCCCGGTTGGGATCAAAGTTAGCACCTCAAATCAGGTACCTGGCTCCGGCGTACAGCTCGGAGGGGGAAGACCTGATTTTGAAAAGAATTTTTGACAACAAACAAAATGGTACTTATGTCGATGTGGGTGCACACCATCCTTTTCGTGTATCCAACACCTATATATTCTATAAAAAACGCTGGAAAGGCATCAACATTGATCCGAACCCCGGCTCCAAAGCGATGTTTGACAGATACCGTCCACTGGATACCAACCTGGAAATGGGGGTATCCGCCACCAGGCAGCACCTGACCTACCACATTTTCAATGACCCTGCGCTGAATACCTTTTCGCCTGACAAGGTGGAAGAATACACACAGGACCCTAAATACAAAGTGATTGGGGAAAAACAGATTGAAACCTGGCCACTGGGTGACATTCTGGATAAATACTTACCTGCCGGCACTGCGATCGACTTCCTTACTATTGATGCAGAAGGACTGGATATGGATGTGCTGCGTTCAAACAACTGGCAAAAGTATCGCCCTGCATACATCCTGGTAGAAAGCAATCCCTTCCTGCTGGGAGACATGTATAATACAGAGCTGGGCAAATTCATGCAGGCAGCGGGTTACGACATCTTTGCCAAAACATATTACACCTACATTTTCAGGAATATCAAAAGTCATTAGCGTATATGAATAAGTTATATGTACAGTATGGATGCGGTCCCTATTCAGCGCCTGATGGATGGACCAATTTTGATGCAAGTCCAACACTCCGGATCCAGCAGTTACCTATCCTTGGCAAATTGCTGAAAGGCAGGCTGCATGTTACTTTCCCAAAAGATGTTCAGCAGGGAGATATTCTGAAATCATTGCCTGGTATCAGTGAAATTTCCTGCGATGGAGTATACTGTTCTCATGTACTGGAGCATCTTTCATATGATGATTGTCTGCTGGCTGTGCGTAATACCTATCGCATTCTGAAACCAGGCGGCTATTTCCGCTGTGTATTACCTGACCTGGAATCAGCTGCCAGG is a genomic window of Chitinophaga sp. LS1 containing:
- a CDS encoding class I SAM-dependent methyltransferase; this translates as MNKLYVQYGCGPYSAPDGWTNFDASPTLRIQQLPILGKLLKGRLHVTFPKDVQQGDILKSLPGISEISCDGVYCSHVLEHLSYDDCLLAVRNTYRILKPGGYFRCVLPDLESAAREYVEDLANHDINANTKFLEKTMLGKKQRQRGFKSLLTSTLGNSEHLYMWDHLSLSNILQEAGFSTVRQCAFNDCPDPMFKLVEERTRFENAVSLEAIK
- a CDS encoding FkbM family methyltransferase, whose product is MSQVKNLIARLGSKLAPQIRYLAPAYSSEGEDLILKRIFDNKQNGTYVDVGAHHPFRVSNTYIFYKKRWKGINIDPNPGSKAMFDRYRPLDTNLEMGVSATRQHLTYHIFNDPALNTFSPDKVEEYTQDPKYKVIGEKQIETWPLGDILDKYLPAGTAIDFLTIDAEGLDMDVLRSNNWQKYRPAYILVESNPFLLGDMYNTELGKFMQAAGYDIFAKTYYTYIFRNIKSH